From Miscanthus floridulus cultivar M001 chromosome 15, ASM1932011v1, whole genome shotgun sequence, the proteins below share one genomic window:
- the LOC136509041 gene encoding uncharacterized protein At3g27210-like, translating to MTFRRGKSCSKAKKGTAAPWQNGERKVDGGGPGSNSRQVAPDTGMGNIDDGTSRDETFFEATPWFESDCEDDFYSVNGDLTPSRSFTSRTSRTTLRAPHNLPTLGAILKAEPLKPPAPQRKLRDLLRETQDDDHIAIKGPDDLSKDDSLRIGEKANRCCVLQFARAISCNGRRHHK from the exons ATGACGTTTCGCAGAGGCAAGAGTTGTAGCAAGGCCAAGAAGGGCACCGCTGCTCCATGGCAGAATGGAGAGCGGAAGGTTGATGGAGGAGGACCCGGCTCCAACAGCAGGCAGGTCGCGCCGGACACCGGCATGGGAAACATCGATGACG GCACTAGCAGAGATGAGACATTCTTTGAGGCCACCCCTTGGTTTGAATCAGACTGTGAAGATGATTTCTACAGTGTCAACGGAG ATCTGACCCCATCGAGATCGTTCACATCACGAACCAGCCGGACCACGCTACGTGCACCCCACAATCTACCGACGCTGGGGGCGATCCTGAAGGCTGAACCACTGAAGCCGCCAGCCCCACAAAGGAAGCTCAGAGACCTCCTACGGGAGACGCAAGACGATGATCACATCGCCATCAAGGGCCCTGATGACCTCTCCAAAGACGATTCCTTGCGCATCGGCGAGAAGGCGAACCGGTGCTGCGTGCTGCAGTTTGCGCGGGCCATTAGCTGCAATGGGaggaggcatcacaagtga